From a region of the Odocoileus virginianus isolate 20LAN1187 ecotype Illinois chromosome 1, Ovbor_1.2, whole genome shotgun sequence genome:
- the LOC110151713 gene encoding GTPase IMAP family member 8-like isoform X1 produces MGHPDCQAIGQSQPRFSCPSIVSMLTCLHSTASDVNMAGTKDNALRIMLVGTMGSGKSVTANTILGEQIFDSKIAAQFVTKSCQEASQKWKGRDLLIIDTPGLFNTKESQKAILNEIKEYLFTSHCGLHAIILVIQLDCDTQEEQQTVALIKNLFGEAAMKYMIILFTHQEELEDKSLRDYVREAGKLQSLIKECGDRYCVFSNRTDQAEKDAQVQELVDLIDKMVQNNRGAYFPNAAHKGTELTCPHSTADAQDNTLRIVLVGKTGSGKSATANTILGEQVFNSRIAPAAVTKTCQNASRKWKGRELLVVDTPGLFDTERTQDKTCKEISRCVLASCPGPHAIVLVLRLGRYTEEEQQTVALVKTLFGKAAMKYMIILFTHRDELGDQSLSDFLKHADVNLRSLLQECGDRHYAISNSGNTEQAEKEAQVQELVELIDKMVQNNRGAYFPNAAHKGTELTCPHSIANAQYKTLRIVLVGKTGSGKSATANTILGEKVFESEIAAQAVTKTCQTASREWKGRELLVVDTPGLFDTKESLNTTCKEICRCVLASCPGPHAIVLVLRLGRYTQEEQQTVALIKALFGEAAMKYVIILFTCKEELEDQSLRDFLESAGVNLRSLIQECGDRYCAFGNSRHTHQAEKEAQVQELVELIENMLQDNRGAYFSDDIYKNTEGRLRRREEVLKKIYDDQLKTDIQKVEMESAQECKKMIQEKERLIKLLKMKYEEKLRHAREEAQNNIFDGNMNFPSRIFHWFKK; encoded by the exons ATGGGTCATCCTGACTGTCAAGCAATTGGTCAATCACAGCCTAGGTTTTCCTGTCCCAGCATAGTGTCCATG TTGACTTGCCTACACTCCACAGCCTCTGATGTGAACATGGCTGGTACCAAGGACAATGCTCTGAGGATCATGCTGGTTGGGACTATGGGAAGTGGAAAAAGTGTGACTGCAAACACCATTCTCGGGGAACAAATATTCGACTCTAAGATTGCTGCCCAATTTGTTACCAAAAGTTGTCAGGAAGCATCCCAGAAATGGAAAGGGAGAGACCTTCTCATTATTGATACCCCAGGGCTCTTCAACACAAAGGAGAGCCAGAAAGCCatcttaaatgaaataaaagaatatctCTTTACCTCTCACTGCGGACTCCACGCCATCATCTTGGTCATACAGCTGGACTGCGACACACAGGAAGAGCAGCAAACTGTGGCGTTGATCAAGAATCTGTTTGGGGAAGCAGCCATGAAGTACATGATCATCTTGTTCACTCACCAAGAGGAACTGGAGGACAAGAGCCTGAGGGACTATGTAAGGGAGGCAGGAAAGCTACAAAGCCTCATCAAGGAGTGTGGAGACCGATACTGTGTCTTCAGTAACAGGACAGACCAGGCTGAGAAGGACGCTCAGGTGCAGGAGCTGGTGGACCTGATAGACAAGATGGTGCAGAACAACCGAGGGGCTTACTTTCCCAACGCTGCACACAAGGGCACAGag CTGACTTGCCCACATTCCACAGCTGATGCCCAGGACAACACTCTGAGGATCGTGCTGGTCGGGAAGACGGGAAGTGGGAAAAGTGCGACTGCAAACACCATCCTCGGGGAACAAGTATTCAACTCAAGGATTGCTCCAGCAGCTGTTACCAAAACTTGCCAGAATGCATCCCGGAAATGGAAGGGGAGAGAGCTTCTCGTTGTTGACACCCCAGGGCTCTTTGACACCGAGAGAACCCAGGACAAAACCTGCAAGGAAATCAGCCGATGTGTCCTCGCCTCCTGTCCTGGGCCTCACGCCATCGTCTTGGTCCTGAGGCTGGGCCGCTACACAGAGGAAGAGCAGCAAACCGTGGCGTTGGTCAAGACTCTGTTTGGGAAAGCAGCCATGAAGTATATGATCATCTTATTCACTCACAGAGATGAACTGGGGGACCAGAGCCTGAGCGACTTTTTGAAGCATGCAGATGTAAACCTACGCAGCCTCCTCCAGGAGTGTGGAGACCGCCACTATGCCATCAGTaacagtggaaacacagagcaGGCTGAGAAGGAAGCTCAGGTGCAGGAGCTGGTGGAGCTGATAGACAAGATGGTGCAGAACAACCGAGGGGCTTACTTTCCCAACGCTGCACACAAGGGCACAGag CTGACTTGCCCACACTCTATAGCTAATGCCCAGTACAAAACTCTGAGGATCGTGCTGGTCGGGAAGACCGGAAGTGGGAAAAGTGCGACTGCAAACACTATCCTCGGGGAAAAAGTATTCGAGTCTGAGATTGCTGCCCAAGCTGTTACCAAAACTTGTCAGACAGCATCCCGGGAATGGAAGGGGAGAGAGCTTCTCGTTGTTGACACCCCAGGGCTCTTCGACACCAAGGAGAGCCTGAACACCACCTGCAAGGAAATCTGCCGATGTGTCCTCGCCTCCTGTCCTGGGCCTCACGCCATCGTCTTGGTCCTGAGGCTGGGCCGCTACACACAGGAAGAGCAGCAAACTGTGGCATTAATCAAAGCTTTGTTTGGGGAAGCAGCCATGAAGTATGTGATCATCTTGTTCACTTGCAAAGAGGAGCTGGAGGATCAGAGCCTAAGAGACTTTTTGGAGAGTGCGGGTGTAAACTTACGAAGCCTCATCCAGGAGTGTGGAGACCGTTACTGTGCCTTCGGTAACAGCAGGCACACACACCAGGCTGAGAAGGAAGCTCAGGTGCAGGAGCTGGTGGAACTGATAGAGAACATGCTGCAGGACAACCGAGGGGCTTACTTTTCTGATGACATATACAAGAACACGGAGGGAAGACTGAGGAGGCGGGAAGAAGTCTTGAAGAAAATCTATGATGATCAATTAAAAACAGATATCCAAAAAGTGGAAATGGAGAGTGCTCAGGAATGCAAGAAGATGATACAGGAAAAAGAGAGATTAATTAAGTTACTAAAGATGAAATACGAAGAAAAACTAAGACACGCTAGGGAGGAGGCCCAAAACAATATCTTTGATGGAAATATGAATTTTCCTTCAAGAATATTTCATTGGTTTAAGAAGTAA
- the LOC110151713 gene encoding GTPase IMAP family member 7-like isoform X4 — protein sequence MGHPDCQAIGQSQPRFSCPSIVSMLTCPHSTADAQDNTLRIVLVGKTGSGKSATANTILGEQVFNSRIAPAAVTKTCQNASRKWKGRELLVVDTPGLFDTERTQDKTCKEISRCVLASCPGPHAIVLVLRLGRYTEEEQQTVALVKTLFGKAAMKYMIILFTHRDELGDQSLSDFLKHADVNLRSLLQECGDRHYAISNSGNTEQAEKEAQVQELVELIDKMVQNNRGAYFPNAAHKGTELTCPHSIANAQYKTLRIVLVGKTGSGKSATANTILGEKVFESEIAAQAVTKTCQTASREWKGRELLVVDTPGLFDTKESLNTTCKEICRCVLASCPGPHAIVLVLRLGRYTQEEQQTVALIKALFGEAAMKYVIILFTCKEELEDQSLRDFLESAGVNLRSLIQECGDRYCAFGNSRHTHQAEKEAQVQELVELIENMLQDNRGAYFSDDIYKNTEGRLRRREEVLKKIYDDQLKTDIQKVEMESAQECKKMIQEKERLIKLLKMKYEEKLRHAREEAQNNIFDGNMNFPSRIFHWFKK from the exons ATGGGTCATCCTGACTGTCAAGCAATTGGTCAATCACAGCCTAGGTTTTCCTGTCCCAGCATAGTGTCCATG CTGACTTGCCCACATTCCACAGCTGATGCCCAGGACAACACTCTGAGGATCGTGCTGGTCGGGAAGACGGGAAGTGGGAAAAGTGCGACTGCAAACACCATCCTCGGGGAACAAGTATTCAACTCAAGGATTGCTCCAGCAGCTGTTACCAAAACTTGCCAGAATGCATCCCGGAAATGGAAGGGGAGAGAGCTTCTCGTTGTTGACACCCCAGGGCTCTTTGACACCGAGAGAACCCAGGACAAAACCTGCAAGGAAATCAGCCGATGTGTCCTCGCCTCCTGTCCTGGGCCTCACGCCATCGTCTTGGTCCTGAGGCTGGGCCGCTACACAGAGGAAGAGCAGCAAACCGTGGCGTTGGTCAAGACTCTGTTTGGGAAAGCAGCCATGAAGTATATGATCATCTTATTCACTCACAGAGATGAACTGGGGGACCAGAGCCTGAGCGACTTTTTGAAGCATGCAGATGTAAACCTACGCAGCCTCCTCCAGGAGTGTGGAGACCGCCACTATGCCATCAGTaacagtggaaacacagagcaGGCTGAGAAGGAAGCTCAGGTGCAGGAGCTGGTGGAGCTGATAGACAAGATGGTGCAGAACAACCGAGGGGCTTACTTTCCCAACGCTGCACACAAGGGCACAGag CTGACTTGCCCACACTCTATAGCTAATGCCCAGTACAAAACTCTGAGGATCGTGCTGGTCGGGAAGACCGGAAGTGGGAAAAGTGCGACTGCAAACACTATCCTCGGGGAAAAAGTATTCGAGTCTGAGATTGCTGCCCAAGCTGTTACCAAAACTTGTCAGACAGCATCCCGGGAATGGAAGGGGAGAGAGCTTCTCGTTGTTGACACCCCAGGGCTCTTCGACACCAAGGAGAGCCTGAACACCACCTGCAAGGAAATCTGCCGATGTGTCCTCGCCTCCTGTCCTGGGCCTCACGCCATCGTCTTGGTCCTGAGGCTGGGCCGCTACACACAGGAAGAGCAGCAAACTGTGGCATTAATCAAAGCTTTGTTTGGGGAAGCAGCCATGAAGTATGTGATCATCTTGTTCACTTGCAAAGAGGAGCTGGAGGATCAGAGCCTAAGAGACTTTTTGGAGAGTGCGGGTGTAAACTTACGAAGCCTCATCCAGGAGTGTGGAGACCGTTACTGTGCCTTCGGTAACAGCAGGCACACACACCAGGCTGAGAAGGAAGCTCAGGTGCAGGAGCTGGTGGAACTGATAGAGAACATGCTGCAGGACAACCGAGGGGCTTACTTTTCTGATGACATATACAAGAACACGGAGGGAAGACTGAGGAGGCGGGAAGAAGTCTTGAAGAAAATCTATGATGATCAATTAAAAACAGATATCCAAAAAGTGGAAATGGAGAGTGCTCAGGAATGCAAGAAGATGATACAGGAAAAAGAGAGATTAATTAAGTTACTAAAGATGAAATACGAAGAAAAACTAAGACACGCTAGGGAGGAGGCCCAAAACAATATCTTTGATGGAAATATGAATTTTCCTTCAAGAATATTTCATTGGTTTAAGAAGTAA
- the LOC110151713 gene encoding GTPase IMAP family member 8-like isoform X2 has translation MAGTKDNALRIMLVGTMGSGKSVTANTILGEQIFDSKIAAQFVTKSCQEASQKWKGRDLLIIDTPGLFNTKESQKAILNEIKEYLFTSHCGLHAIILVIQLDCDTQEEQQTVALIKNLFGEAAMKYMIILFTHQEELEDKSLRDYVREAGKLQSLIKECGDRYCVFSNRTDQAEKDAQVQELVDLIDKMVQNNRGAYFPNAAHKGTELTCPHSTADAQDNTLRIVLVGKTGSGKSATANTILGEQVFNSRIAPAAVTKTCQNASRKWKGRELLVVDTPGLFDTERTQDKTCKEISRCVLASCPGPHAIVLVLRLGRYTEEEQQTVALVKTLFGKAAMKYMIILFTHRDELGDQSLSDFLKHADVNLRSLLQECGDRHYAISNSGNTEQAEKEAQVQELVELIDKMVQNNRGAYFPNAAHKGTELTCPHSIANAQYKTLRIVLVGKTGSGKSATANTILGEKVFESEIAAQAVTKTCQTASREWKGRELLVVDTPGLFDTKESLNTTCKEICRCVLASCPGPHAIVLVLRLGRYTQEEQQTVALIKALFGEAAMKYVIILFTCKEELEDQSLRDFLESAGVNLRSLIQECGDRYCAFGNSRHTHQAEKEAQVQELVELIENMLQDNRGAYFSDDIYKNTEGRLRRREEVLKKIYDDQLKTDIQKVEMESAQECKKMIQEKERLIKLLKMKYEEKLRHAREEAQNNIFDGNMNFPSRIFHWFKK, from the exons ATGGCTGGTACCAAGGACAATGCTCTGAGGATCATGCTGGTTGGGACTATGGGAAGTGGAAAAAGTGTGACTGCAAACACCATTCTCGGGGAACAAATATTCGACTCTAAGATTGCTGCCCAATTTGTTACCAAAAGTTGTCAGGAAGCATCCCAGAAATGGAAAGGGAGAGACCTTCTCATTATTGATACCCCAGGGCTCTTCAACACAAAGGAGAGCCAGAAAGCCatcttaaatgaaataaaagaatatctCTTTACCTCTCACTGCGGACTCCACGCCATCATCTTGGTCATACAGCTGGACTGCGACACACAGGAAGAGCAGCAAACTGTGGCGTTGATCAAGAATCTGTTTGGGGAAGCAGCCATGAAGTACATGATCATCTTGTTCACTCACCAAGAGGAACTGGAGGACAAGAGCCTGAGGGACTATGTAAGGGAGGCAGGAAAGCTACAAAGCCTCATCAAGGAGTGTGGAGACCGATACTGTGTCTTCAGTAACAGGACAGACCAGGCTGAGAAGGACGCTCAGGTGCAGGAGCTGGTGGACCTGATAGACAAGATGGTGCAGAACAACCGAGGGGCTTACTTTCCCAACGCTGCACACAAGGGCACAGag CTGACTTGCCCACATTCCACAGCTGATGCCCAGGACAACACTCTGAGGATCGTGCTGGTCGGGAAGACGGGAAGTGGGAAAAGTGCGACTGCAAACACCATCCTCGGGGAACAAGTATTCAACTCAAGGATTGCTCCAGCAGCTGTTACCAAAACTTGCCAGAATGCATCCCGGAAATGGAAGGGGAGAGAGCTTCTCGTTGTTGACACCCCAGGGCTCTTTGACACCGAGAGAACCCAGGACAAAACCTGCAAGGAAATCAGCCGATGTGTCCTCGCCTCCTGTCCTGGGCCTCACGCCATCGTCTTGGTCCTGAGGCTGGGCCGCTACACAGAGGAAGAGCAGCAAACCGTGGCGTTGGTCAAGACTCTGTTTGGGAAAGCAGCCATGAAGTATATGATCATCTTATTCACTCACAGAGATGAACTGGGGGACCAGAGCCTGAGCGACTTTTTGAAGCATGCAGATGTAAACCTACGCAGCCTCCTCCAGGAGTGTGGAGACCGCCACTATGCCATCAGTaacagtggaaacacagagcaGGCTGAGAAGGAAGCTCAGGTGCAGGAGCTGGTGGAGCTGATAGACAAGATGGTGCAGAACAACCGAGGGGCTTACTTTCCCAACGCTGCACACAAGGGCACAGag CTGACTTGCCCACACTCTATAGCTAATGCCCAGTACAAAACTCTGAGGATCGTGCTGGTCGGGAAGACCGGAAGTGGGAAAAGTGCGACTGCAAACACTATCCTCGGGGAAAAAGTATTCGAGTCTGAGATTGCTGCCCAAGCTGTTACCAAAACTTGTCAGACAGCATCCCGGGAATGGAAGGGGAGAGAGCTTCTCGTTGTTGACACCCCAGGGCTCTTCGACACCAAGGAGAGCCTGAACACCACCTGCAAGGAAATCTGCCGATGTGTCCTCGCCTCCTGTCCTGGGCCTCACGCCATCGTCTTGGTCCTGAGGCTGGGCCGCTACACACAGGAAGAGCAGCAAACTGTGGCATTAATCAAAGCTTTGTTTGGGGAAGCAGCCATGAAGTATGTGATCATCTTGTTCACTTGCAAAGAGGAGCTGGAGGATCAGAGCCTAAGAGACTTTTTGGAGAGTGCGGGTGTAAACTTACGAAGCCTCATCCAGGAGTGTGGAGACCGTTACTGTGCCTTCGGTAACAGCAGGCACACACACCAGGCTGAGAAGGAAGCTCAGGTGCAGGAGCTGGTGGAACTGATAGAGAACATGCTGCAGGACAACCGAGGGGCTTACTTTTCTGATGACATATACAAGAACACGGAGGGAAGACTGAGGAGGCGGGAAGAAGTCTTGAAGAAAATCTATGATGATCAATTAAAAACAGATATCCAAAAAGTGGAAATGGAGAGTGCTCAGGAATGCAAGAAGATGATACAGGAAAAAGAGAGATTAATTAAGTTACTAAAGATGAAATACGAAGAAAAACTAAGACACGCTAGGGAGGAGGCCCAAAACAATATCTTTGATGGAAATATGAATTTTCCTTCAAGAATATTTCATTGGTTTAAGAAGTAA
- the LOC110151713 gene encoding GTPase IMAP family member 7-like isoform X3, translated as MVKNSPAIQETQFDSWIWKILWRRDRLSTPVFLDFPVAQLLTCPHSTADAQDNTLRIVLVGKTGSGKSATANTILGEQVFNSRIAPAAVTKTCQNASRKWKGRELLVVDTPGLFDTERTQDKTCKEISRCVLASCPGPHAIVLVLRLGRYTEEEQQTVALVKTLFGKAAMKYMIILFTHRDELGDQSLSDFLKHADVNLRSLLQECGDRHYAISNSGNTEQAEKEAQVQELVELIDKMVQNNRGAYFPNAAHKGTELTCPHSIANAQYKTLRIVLVGKTGSGKSATANTILGEKVFESEIAAQAVTKTCQTASREWKGRELLVVDTPGLFDTKESLNTTCKEICRCVLASCPGPHAIVLVLRLGRYTQEEQQTVALIKALFGEAAMKYVIILFTCKEELEDQSLRDFLESAGVNLRSLIQECGDRYCAFGNSRHTHQAEKEAQVQELVELIENMLQDNRGAYFSDDIYKNTEGRLRRREEVLKKIYDDQLKTDIQKVEMESAQECKKMIQEKERLIKLLKMKYEEKLRHAREEAQNNIFDGNMNFPSRIFHWFKK; from the exons atggtaaagaattcgcctgcaattcaggagacccagtttgattcctggatttggaagatcctctggagaagggataggctatccactccagtattcttggacttccctgtggctcagctg CTGACTTGCCCACATTCCACAGCTGATGCCCAGGACAACACTCTGAGGATCGTGCTGGTCGGGAAGACGGGAAGTGGGAAAAGTGCGACTGCAAACACCATCCTCGGGGAACAAGTATTCAACTCAAGGATTGCTCCAGCAGCTGTTACCAAAACTTGCCAGAATGCATCCCGGAAATGGAAGGGGAGAGAGCTTCTCGTTGTTGACACCCCAGGGCTCTTTGACACCGAGAGAACCCAGGACAAAACCTGCAAGGAAATCAGCCGATGTGTCCTCGCCTCCTGTCCTGGGCCTCACGCCATCGTCTTGGTCCTGAGGCTGGGCCGCTACACAGAGGAAGAGCAGCAAACCGTGGCGTTGGTCAAGACTCTGTTTGGGAAAGCAGCCATGAAGTATATGATCATCTTATTCACTCACAGAGATGAACTGGGGGACCAGAGCCTGAGCGACTTTTTGAAGCATGCAGATGTAAACCTACGCAGCCTCCTCCAGGAGTGTGGAGACCGCCACTATGCCATCAGTaacagtggaaacacagagcaGGCTGAGAAGGAAGCTCAGGTGCAGGAGCTGGTGGAGCTGATAGACAAGATGGTGCAGAACAACCGAGGGGCTTACTTTCCCAACGCTGCACACAAGGGCACAGag CTGACTTGCCCACACTCTATAGCTAATGCCCAGTACAAAACTCTGAGGATCGTGCTGGTCGGGAAGACCGGAAGTGGGAAAAGTGCGACTGCAAACACTATCCTCGGGGAAAAAGTATTCGAGTCTGAGATTGCTGCCCAAGCTGTTACCAAAACTTGTCAGACAGCATCCCGGGAATGGAAGGGGAGAGAGCTTCTCGTTGTTGACACCCCAGGGCTCTTCGACACCAAGGAGAGCCTGAACACCACCTGCAAGGAAATCTGCCGATGTGTCCTCGCCTCCTGTCCTGGGCCTCACGCCATCGTCTTGGTCCTGAGGCTGGGCCGCTACACACAGGAAGAGCAGCAAACTGTGGCATTAATCAAAGCTTTGTTTGGGGAAGCAGCCATGAAGTATGTGATCATCTTGTTCACTTGCAAAGAGGAGCTGGAGGATCAGAGCCTAAGAGACTTTTTGGAGAGTGCGGGTGTAAACTTACGAAGCCTCATCCAGGAGTGTGGAGACCGTTACTGTGCCTTCGGTAACAGCAGGCACACACACCAGGCTGAGAAGGAAGCTCAGGTGCAGGAGCTGGTGGAACTGATAGAGAACATGCTGCAGGACAACCGAGGGGCTTACTTTTCTGATGACATATACAAGAACACGGAGGGAAGACTGAGGAGGCGGGAAGAAGTCTTGAAGAAAATCTATGATGATCAATTAAAAACAGATATCCAAAAAGTGGAAATGGAGAGTGCTCAGGAATGCAAGAAGATGATACAGGAAAAAGAGAGATTAATTAAGTTACTAAAGATGAAATACGAAGAAAAACTAAGACACGCTAGGGAGGAGGCCCAAAACAATATCTTTGATGGAAATATGAATTTTCCTTCAAGAATATTTCATTGGTTTAAGAAGTAA